One window from the genome of Cucumis melo cultivar AY chromosome 10, USDA_Cmelo_AY_1.0, whole genome shotgun sequence encodes:
- the LOC127151481 gene encoding uncharacterized protein LOC127151481 produces MTPEEEQLKIASGELFENFRSSTIIQSKNGGSKRVREVVNDEDELKKSKKQKSKIKMKKAIRNLQDRVAVVEGQLNTIKSDIDELKGLMSTILKHIGLQRKGDEGDHKVSEGLEDEHIEVKKKGDEDVLEKKVDIGLEEPIDVVDDEDVIEIEPFLTQRPHVRPARRKRASVYLSTPFTTLPKRSLTSTTSTSESEAIVYDPMHKILDVHLDRLRAWITDKRTDDELRETFHGKKSKAFFRDLFMCRRWLSDEHLDALFLFIRLKIKAAGIPSSQNFTTADTIFMRILVSKWPLYKECIKENRPFDWDEEYRLVDYVVGSKVDFQDPWASVDYVYSPFNVHGNHWVLLCLDLVSCQVKVWDSLPSLTTAEEMTNILLPIRQLVPKLLDSTGFFDRRGRSSTYKEPWPVVIVDPIPLQRNNCDCGVFAIKYFEYIAAGVGLDTLCQENMSYFRKQLAFQVWTNTPMY; encoded by the exons atgacacctgaagaggagcaattgaaaattgcttcaggtgaactttttgaaaacttccgctcatctaccattattcagtcgaagaatggtggttcaaaaagagtacgagaagttgttaacgatgaagatgagttgaaaaagagtaagaaacagaagtccaagattaagatgaaaaaggctattcgaaatctccaagatcgagtagcggttgttgaaggccaacttaatactataaaatccgatattgacgaattgaagggcctgatgtcaaccatattgaagcacattggacttcaaagaaag ggtgacgaaggggaccacaaggtgtccgaaggcttggaggatgaacacattgaagttaaaaagaag ggtgacgaagatgtgttggagaagaaggttgatattggtttagaggagccaatagatgtcgttgacgatgaggacgtcatagagatagaaccatttctcactcaacgaccacacgttcggcccgcccgtaggaagcgtgcaagtgtttacctatcaaccccattcacaactctacctaaacggtctctgacatcaaccaccagcacctctgagtctgaagcaattgtttatgatcctatgcacaaaatacttgacgtccatttagatagacttcgagcgtggattacagacaagcgtacagacgatgagctgcgtgaaacctttcatgggaaaaaatcgaaggcttttttcagagacttgtttatgtgtcgccggtggttgtcggatgag catttggatgcactttttcttttcattcgcttgaagattaaggcagccgggataccttcttctcagaacttcacaactgcggacacaatctttatg cgcattttagtttcgaagtggcccctatacaaagaatgtattaaagagaatcgcccgtttgactgggacgaagagtataggttggttgactatgttgtcgggtcaaaagtggacttccaagatccttgggcaagtgttgattacgtttactctccattcaatgtccatggcaaccattgggttctattatgcttggatttggtaagttgtcaagtgaaggtatgggattcgcttccgtcacttacaactgccgaagagatgacaaacatattactgcccattcgacagttggtgccaaagttgttagatagtactggcttctttgataggagaggtagatcatcgacatacaaggaaccttggccagttgtcattgttgacccaattccacttcaacgaaataattgtgattgtggcgtattcgcaattaagtattttgagtacatagctgctggtgttggtttagatacattatgtcaagaaaacatgtcatactttagaaaacaattagcatttcaagtatggaccaacactcctatgtattga